A part of Excalfactoria chinensis isolate bCotChi1 chromosome 23, bCotChi1.hap2, whole genome shotgun sequence genomic DNA contains:
- the IKBKE gene encoding inhibitor of nuclear factor kappa-B kinase subunit epsilon, whose product MQSTPNYLWSTDDLLGQGATACVYKARSKKTGELVAVKVFNKASYLRPQEVQMREFEMLRKLNHKNIVKLFAVEEMGSSKQKVLVMEYCSSGSLLSVLEDPANAFGLAEPEFLVVLQCVVAGMNHLRENGVVHRDIKPGNIMRLVGEDGQSIYKLTDFGAARELEDDEKFVSVYGTEEYLHPDMYERAVLRKPQQKAFSVTVDLWSIGVTFYHAATGRLPFVPFGGPRRNKETMYKITTEKPPGAIAGVQRQENGSIEWSYELPLTCQLSVGLKDQLVPILANILEADQEKCWGFDQFFAETNDILHRIVVDVFSLQQASSHRIYIHSYNTTSKFLDAVFKQTDIVPHHQEYFFEGHPYELDPNLQAHNFCTTTRHNPLTLLSCAEQPEDVVGVRYRDPALDFPKFIPKVDVVADCSTAKSAVGAVHQALRIAQELQRCQELTVRGLHWVIGNLRSECSRVLEQRRGVHTVLSGLQLMEVKTHGLYEAIPGGSALPALKDVAAVKMRLQRVAEELSQCSHSIFDFQGVLDGMVSELVQHGQQAHEDKSIQQIECCLEKMQLIYKQFRKARMCPALGYNEEQIHKLDKVNLGHLARKVLLIFQEECAQRYQDALALHGSRMRKVCEIKKHLKRLSNRISTCSVEASECQDCLQLALDKFLQVVMPEKHSLALIPAAPSPVPLSQTRQEMALQMQELLEQMKSISCDLQFNNGIIERLSRAAPAPGL is encoded by the exons ATGCAGAGCACCCCCAATTACCTCTGGAGCACAGATGACCTGCTGGGCCAGGGAGCCACGGCCTGTGTCTACAAAGCCCGCAGCAAG AAAACAGGAGAGCTGGTTGCTGTCAAGGTCTTCAACAAAGCCAGTTACCTGCGGCCGCAGGAGGTGCAGATGAGGGAGTTTGAGATGCTGAGGAAGCTGAACCATAAGAACATTGTCAAGCTGTTTGCAGTGGAGGAGATG ggcagcagcaagcagaaggTGCTGGTGATGGAGTACTGCTCCAGTGGCAGCCTGCTGAGCGTCCTTGAGGACCCCGCCAATGCTTTTGGTTTAGCTGAGCCCGAGTTCCtcgtggtgctgcagtgtgtgg TGGCAGGGATGAACCACCTCCGTGAGAACGGCGTTGTGCACCGGGACATCAAACCAGGCAACATCATGCGCCTGGTGGGGGAGGACGGGCAGAGCATCTACAAACTGACTGACTTTGGTGCTGCTCGAGAGCTGGAGGACGATGAGAAGTTTGTGTCTGTCTATGGGACGGAGGAGTACCTg CACCCCGACATGTATGAGCGTGCTGTCCTACGTAAGCCACAGCAGAAGGCATTCAGTGTCACCGTCGACCTATGGAGCATTGGTGTCACCTTCTACCACGCTGCCACCGGCCGGTTGCCCTTCGTGCCCTTCGGGGGACCCCGCAGGAACAAGGAGACCAT GTACAAGATCACCACTGAGAAGCCCCCTGGGGCCATTGCAGGCGTGCAGCGGCAGGAGAACGGCAGCATCGAGTGGAGCTACGAGCTGCCCCTCACTTGCCAGCTGTCGGT GGGGCTGAAGGATCAGCTCGTCCCCATTCTGGCCAACATCCTGGAGGCCGACCAGGAGAAGTGCTGGGGCTTCGATCAGTTCTTTGCAGAAACCAATGACATTTTGCACAGGATCGTGGTCGACGtcttctccctgcagcaggcGTCCTCACACCGCATCTACATCCACTCCTACAACAC TACCAGCAAGTTTTTAGATGCTGTCTTCAAACAAACAGACATCGTCCCTCACCACCAAGAATATTTCTTTGAAGGCCACCCGTACGAGTTGGACCCCAACCTCCAAGCCCACAACTTCTGCACAACAACCCGGCACAACCCTCTGaccctgctgagctgtgctgagcagcccgAGGACGTGGTGGGCGTGAGATACAGAGACC CTGCGCTCGACTTCCCCAAGTTCATCCCCAAGGTGGACGTGGTGGCCGACTGCAGCACTGCCAAG agtGCAGTGGGTGCTGTGCACCAGGCGCTGCGGATCGCACAGGAGCTGCAACGGTGCCAGGAGCTGACAGTGCGGGGGCTGCACTGGGTGAT TGGCAACCTGAGGTCTGAGTGCTCCAGGGTTTTGGAGCAGAGGAGAGGGGTGCACACGGTGCtctctgggctgcagctgaTGGAGGTGAAGACCCACGGGCT GTACGAGGCCATTCCTGGGGGCAGTGCACTGCCTGCCCTGAAGGACGTGGCCGCAGTGAAGATGCGGCTGCAGAGG GTGGCAGAGGAGCTTTCCCAGTGCTCCCACAGCATCTTTGACTTCCAAGGGGTCCTGGATGGGATGGTGTCCGAACTGgtgcagcatgggcaacaagcacACGAAGACAAAAG CATCCAGCAGATCGAGTGCTGTCTGGAGAAGATGCAGCTCATCTACAAGCAGTTTCGCAAGGCCAGGATGTGTCCGG CACTGGGCTACAACGAGGAGCAGATACACAAACTGGACAA GGTGAATTTGGGGCACTTGGCCAGGAAGGTGCTGCTTATCTTCCAGGAGGAGTGTGCACAGAGGTACCAGGACGCTCTGGCCCTGCATGGCAGCAGGATGAG GAAAGTCTGTGAGATAAAGAAGCACCTGAAGAGGCTCAGCAACCGCATCAGCACCTGCAGCGTGGAAGCCAGCGAGTGCCAGGactgcctgcagctg GCTTTGGACAAGTTCCTGCAGGTGGTTATGCCAGAGAAACACAGCCTGGCCCTGATCCCTGCAGCGCCTTCGCCCGTTCCACTGAGCCAAACACGCCAGGAGATGGCTTTGCA gatgcaggagctgctggagcagatgaAGTCAATATCGTGCGACCTCCAGTTCAACAACGGCATCATCGAGCG gctcagcagggctgctcctgctcctggGCTCTGA